A part of Xenopus tropicalis strain Nigerian chromosome 4, UCB_Xtro_10.0, whole genome shotgun sequence genomic DNA contains:
- the manf gene encoding mesencephalic astrocyte-derived neurotrophic factor precursor, with product MVPLALITVTGMLALLPSDAAALKAGDCEVCISFMTRLYQSLKERKVEFKPDVVEKELLKTCNDARGKENRLCYYIGATSDAATKITNEVSRPLSNHIPPEKICEKLKKKDGQICELKYDKQIDLSTVDLKKLKVKELKKILDDWGESCKGCAEKSDFIRKINELMPKYAPNAANARTDL from the exons ATGGTTCCTCTCGCCCTTATTACTGTGACTGGGATGCTGGCTCTTCTGCCAAGCGATGCTGCAGCTCTGAAAGCCGGAGATTGCGAGG TGTGCATTTCTTTCATGACCCGGTTGTACCAGTCCCTTAAAGAACGGAAAGTAGAGTTTAAGCCAGACGTTGTTGAAAAGGAACTGCTAAAGACCTGCAATGATGCCAGAGGAAAAGAGAACAGGCTG TGTTACTACATTGGAGCCACCAGCGACGCTGCCACCAAAATCACAAACGAGGTGTCCAGACCATTAAGTAACCACATCCCTCCTGAGAAGATCTGCGAGAAGCTAAAGAAGAAAGATGGGCAGATCTGTGAGCTGAAGTATG ATAAACAGATTGACCTGAGCACAGTGGATCTAAAGAAGCTCAAAGTCAAGGAACTGAAGAAGATTTTGGATGACTGGGGCGAGTCCTGCAAGGGCTGTGCTGAGAAATCGGACTTTATCCGCAAGATTAATGAACTGATGCCTAAATACGCTCCCAATGCAGCCAATGCACGGACTGACCTTTAA